In a genomic window of Suricata suricatta isolate VVHF042 chromosome 12, meerkat_22Aug2017_6uvM2_HiC, whole genome shotgun sequence:
- the SH3GL1 gene encoding endophilin-A2 isoform X2 yields MEKKVDVTSKAVTEVLARTIEYLQPNPASRAKLTMLNTVSKIRGQVKNPGYPQSEGLLGECMIRHGKELGGESNFGDALLDAGESMKRLAEVKDSLDIEVKQNFIDPLQNLCDKDLKEIQHHLKKLEGRRLDFDYKKKRQGRIPDEELRQALEKFEESKEVAETSMHNLLETDIEQVSQLSALVDAQLDYHRQAVQILDELAEKLKRRMREASSRPRREPKPREPFDLGEPEQSNGGFPCATAPKITASSSFRSSEKPIRTPSRSMPPLDQPSCKALYDFEPENAGELGFHEGDVITLTNQIDENWYEGMLHGQSGFFPLSYVEVLVPLPQ; encoded by the exons ATGGAGAAG AAGGTGGATGTTACCAGCAAGGCCGTGACGGAAGTGCTGGCCAGGACCATTGAGTACCTGCAGCCCAACCCAG CCTCCCGGGCCAAGCTGACGATGCTCAACACCGTGTCCAAGATCCGCGGGCAGGTGAAGAACCCTGGCTACCCGCAGTCCGAGGGCCTGCTGGGCGAGTGCATGATCCGCCACGGCAAGGAGCTGGGCGGCGAGTCCAACTTCG GTGACGCCCTGCTGGATGCCGGGGAGTCCATGAAGCGCCTGGCAGAGGTCAAAGACTCCCTGGACATAGAGGTCAAGCAGAATTTCATCGACCCCTTGCAGAACCTGTGTGACAAAGACCTGAAGGAGATCCAG caccaccTAAAGAAACTGGAGGGCCGCCGCCTGGACTTTGACTACAAGAAAAAGCGGCAGGGCAGGATCCCCGATGAGGAGCTGCGCCAGGCCCTGGAGAAGTTCGAGGAGTCCAAGGAGGTGGCCGAGACCAGCATGCACAACCTCCTGGAGACCGAT ATTGAGCAGGTGAGCCAGCTGTCCGCGCTGGTGGATGCGCAGCTGGACTACCACCGGCAGGCCGTGCAGATCCTGGACGAGCTGGCCGAGAAGCTCAAGCGAAG GATGCGGGAAGCCTCCTCTCGCCCCCGGCGGGAGCCCAAGCCTCGGGAGCCCTTCGACCTTGGGGAGCCTGAGCAGTCCAACGGGGGTTTCCCCTGCGCCACGGCCCCCAAGATCACAG CCTCGTCATCTTTCCGGTCTTCCGAGAAGCCCATCCGGACCCCCAGCAGGAGCATGC CCCCCCTGGACCAGCCGAGCTGCAAGGCTCTGTACGACTTCGAGCCTGAGAATGCCGGCGAGCTGGGCTTCCACGAGGGCGACGTCATCACGCTGACCAACCAGATCGACGAGAACTGGTACGAGGGCATGCTCCACGGCCAGTCGGGCTTCTTCCCCCTCAGCTACGTGGAGGTGCTGGTGCCCCTGCCGCAGTGA
- the SH3GL1 gene encoding endophilin-A2 isoform X1, with product MSVAGLKKQFYKASQLVSEKVGGAEGTKLDEDFKEMEKKVDVTSKAVTEVLARTIEYLQPNPASRAKLTMLNTVSKIRGQVKNPGYPQSEGLLGECMIRHGKELGGESNFGDALLDAGESMKRLAEVKDSLDIEVKQNFIDPLQNLCDKDLKEIQHHLKKLEGRRLDFDYKKKRQGRIPDEELRQALEKFEESKEVAETSMHNLLETDIEQVSQLSALVDAQLDYHRQAVQILDELAEKLKRRMREASSRPRREPKPREPFDLGEPEQSNGGFPCATAPKITASSSFRSSEKPIRTPSRSMPPLDQPSCKALYDFEPENAGELGFHEGDVITLTNQIDENWYEGMLHGQSGFFPLSYVEVLVPLPQ from the exons CTGGTCAGTGAGAAGgtcggaggggcagaggggacgaAGCTCGATGAAGACTTCAAAGAGATGGAGAAG AAGGTGGATGTTACCAGCAAGGCCGTGACGGAAGTGCTGGCCAGGACCATTGAGTACCTGCAGCCCAACCCAG CCTCCCGGGCCAAGCTGACGATGCTCAACACCGTGTCCAAGATCCGCGGGCAGGTGAAGAACCCTGGCTACCCGCAGTCCGAGGGCCTGCTGGGCGAGTGCATGATCCGCCACGGCAAGGAGCTGGGCGGCGAGTCCAACTTCG GTGACGCCCTGCTGGATGCCGGGGAGTCCATGAAGCGCCTGGCAGAGGTCAAAGACTCCCTGGACATAGAGGTCAAGCAGAATTTCATCGACCCCTTGCAGAACCTGTGTGACAAAGACCTGAAGGAGATCCAG caccaccTAAAGAAACTGGAGGGCCGCCGCCTGGACTTTGACTACAAGAAAAAGCGGCAGGGCAGGATCCCCGATGAGGAGCTGCGCCAGGCCCTGGAGAAGTTCGAGGAGTCCAAGGAGGTGGCCGAGACCAGCATGCACAACCTCCTGGAGACCGAT ATTGAGCAGGTGAGCCAGCTGTCCGCGCTGGTGGATGCGCAGCTGGACTACCACCGGCAGGCCGTGCAGATCCTGGACGAGCTGGCCGAGAAGCTCAAGCGAAG GATGCGGGAAGCCTCCTCTCGCCCCCGGCGGGAGCCCAAGCCTCGGGAGCCCTTCGACCTTGGGGAGCCTGAGCAGTCCAACGGGGGTTTCCCCTGCGCCACGGCCCCCAAGATCACAG CCTCGTCATCTTTCCGGTCTTCCGAGAAGCCCATCCGGACCCCCAGCAGGAGCATGC CCCCCCTGGACCAGCCGAGCTGCAAGGCTCTGTACGACTTCGAGCCTGAGAATGCCGGCGAGCTGGGCTTCCACGAGGGCGACGTCATCACGCTGACCAACCAGATCGACGAGAACTGGTACGAGGGCATGCTCCACGGCCAGTCGGGCTTCTTCCCCCTCAGCTACGTGGAGGTGCTGGTGCCCCTGCCGCAGTGA
- the SH3GL1 gene encoding endophilin-A2 isoform X3, with translation MLNTVSKIRGQVKNPGYPQSEGLLGECMIRHGKELGGESNFGDALLDAGESMKRLAEVKDSLDIEVKQNFIDPLQNLCDKDLKEIQHHLKKLEGRRLDFDYKKKRQGRIPDEELRQALEKFEESKEVAETSMHNLLETDIEQVSQLSALVDAQLDYHRQAVQILDELAEKLKRRMREASSRPRREPKPREPFDLGEPEQSNGGFPCATAPKITASSSFRSSEKPIRTPSRSMPPLDQPSCKALYDFEPENAGELGFHEGDVITLTNQIDENWYEGMLHGQSGFFPLSYVEVLVPLPQ, from the exons ATGCTCAACACCGTGTCCAAGATCCGCGGGCAGGTGAAGAACCCTGGCTACCCGCAGTCCGAGGGCCTGCTGGGCGAGTGCATGATCCGCCACGGCAAGGAGCTGGGCGGCGAGTCCAACTTCG GTGACGCCCTGCTGGATGCCGGGGAGTCCATGAAGCGCCTGGCAGAGGTCAAAGACTCCCTGGACATAGAGGTCAAGCAGAATTTCATCGACCCCTTGCAGAACCTGTGTGACAAAGACCTGAAGGAGATCCAG caccaccTAAAGAAACTGGAGGGCCGCCGCCTGGACTTTGACTACAAGAAAAAGCGGCAGGGCAGGATCCCCGATGAGGAGCTGCGCCAGGCCCTGGAGAAGTTCGAGGAGTCCAAGGAGGTGGCCGAGACCAGCATGCACAACCTCCTGGAGACCGAT ATTGAGCAGGTGAGCCAGCTGTCCGCGCTGGTGGATGCGCAGCTGGACTACCACCGGCAGGCCGTGCAGATCCTGGACGAGCTGGCCGAGAAGCTCAAGCGAAG GATGCGGGAAGCCTCCTCTCGCCCCCGGCGGGAGCCCAAGCCTCGGGAGCCCTTCGACCTTGGGGAGCCTGAGCAGTCCAACGGGGGTTTCCCCTGCGCCACGGCCCCCAAGATCACAG CCTCGTCATCTTTCCGGTCTTCCGAGAAGCCCATCCGGACCCCCAGCAGGAGCATGC CCCCCCTGGACCAGCCGAGCTGCAAGGCTCTGTACGACTTCGAGCCTGAGAATGCCGGCGAGCTGGGCTTCCACGAGGGCGACGTCATCACGCTGACCAACCAGATCGACGAGAACTGGTACGAGGGCATGCTCCACGGCCAGTCGGGCTTCTTCCCCCTCAGCTACGTGGAGGTGCTGGTGCCCCTGCCGCAGTGA